A DNA window from Centroberyx gerrardi isolate f3 chromosome 3, fCenGer3.hap1.cur.20231027, whole genome shotgun sequence contains the following coding sequences:
- the zdhhc5a gene encoding palmitoyltransferase ZDHHC5-A, with the protein MPGGGSSKSGGGGPSSSPLPHAVAPPSRPLRPSRYVPVSAATFFLVGSTTLFFCFTCPWLSERFSVAVPIYNGVIFLFVLANFCMATFMDPGIFPRAEEDEDKEDDFRAPLYKTVEIRGIQVRMKWCSTCRFYRPPRCSHCSVCDNCVEDFDHHCPWVNNCIGRRNYRYFFLFLLSLTAHIMAVFGFGLLFILYHRQSIDRLHAIVTLAVMCVAGLFFIPVAGLTGFHIVLVARGRTTNEQVTGKFRGGVNPFTNGCWKNVSHVLCSSQAPRYLGRKKRVQSVCVQPPFLRPQLTEAQLAAKILDNGIQGDLHRSKSSLEMMESQSCDAEPPPPPKPELRYPGLTRGNTEESSLLNKAPPTPTMYKYRPTYSPGKNHTALTHAYANQLSRGESVGSARDSSSTSSLLQASQQPGFRSQPSLDGRDTPSDRGGGGGGERRDGGREGGGGGGGGGGGIPGYTLGGRSYPSFSDPTVLSGGASRSSSSTHTSAGVAHISEATTTSASYKSLANQTPPPHHPSRNGSLSYDSLLAGGDDFDPAAPGPAAPEVSPGRPRTPATGGYSSPFLSAQQREAELHSQTSQSPHHHHRPSHHHHHHHHPFLHRSSSSTSSSPPPPPERERLLGEPHPPPASQAPSAPPPSSSAPPPPHHHHHHHHHHSHHHHHHSSSSSATSRPPPRFAAPHAPPHHGYPYRTRSTDTPLGGGSTSSSTTHPPRSPHPPPLGKSLSYSSAAAAEMQYRLVRKASASAGANAAGVGGGGGGMGGGGGIQAPKDELIQMKPLSRTNGGQPLSSCSSASCSAPSSPSHPIGVSTRPGAAYPGPASTQSPAHKPQGGGGGVKKVTGVGGTTYEISV; encoded by the exons atgccgGGCGGCGGCAGCAGTAAGAGCGGAGGCGGGGGTCCGTCCTCGTCGCCCCTCCCCCACGCTGTGGCCCCGCCCAGCCGGCCCCTGCGACCCTCCCGCTACGTCCCGGTGTCGGCGGCCACCTTCTTCCTGGTCGGATCCACCACgctcttcttctgcttcac CTGTCCATGGCTTTCAGAGCGCTTCTCGGTGGCCGTGCCCATCTATAATGGAGTGAtcttcctgtttgttttggcCAACTTCTGTATGGCCACATTCATGGACCCCGGCATCTTCCCCAGAG cggagGAAGACGAGGACAAGGAGGACGATTTCCGCGCCCCCCTGTATAAGACGGTGGAGATCAGAGGGATCCAGGTCAGGATGAAGTGGTGCTCAACCTGCCGCTTCTACAGACCGCCGCGCTGCTCCCACTGCTCGGTCTGCGACAACTGTGtcgag GACTTTGACCACCACTGTCCGTGGGTGAACAACTGCATCGGCAGGAGGAACTACCGctacttcttcctcttcctgctgtCGCTGACGGCCCACATCATGGCCGTGTTCGGCTTCggcctcctcttcatcctctaccACCGCCAGAGCATCGACCGCCTGCACGCCATCGTCAC GCTGGCTGTGATGTGTGTTGCAGGGCTGTTCTTCATCCCTGTTGCCGGCCTCACCGGCTTCCACATAGTACTCGTGGCCAGAGGCAGGACTACCAACGAACAG gtAACGGGGAAGTTCAGAGGAGGGGTCAATCCTTTCACCAACGGCTGTTGGAAGAACGTATCTCATGTCCTCTGCAGTTCACAAGCACCCAG GTATCTGGGCAGGAAGAAGCGtgtccagagtgtgtgtgtgcagcctccTTTTCTGAGGCCACAGCTGACCGAGGCCCAGCTGGCTGCGAAGATCCTGGACAACGGCATACAGGGAGACCTGCACAGG TCCAAGTCCAGCCTCGAGATGATGGAGAGCCAGTCATGCGACGCcgagcctcctcctccccccaaaCCAGAGCTCCGCTACCCCGGACTGACTAGAGGGAATACAGAGG agagcagtctactgaacaaagccccacccacccccaccatGTACAAGTACAGGCCTACCTACAGCCCTGGCAAGAACCACACAGCGCTCACACACGCCTACGCCaaccag TTGAGTCGAGGGGAGAGTGTCGGCAGCGCCAGGgactcctcctccacctcctccctcctccaggccAGCCAGCAGCCGGGCTTCCGCTCCCAGCCCAGCCTGGACGGCAGGGACACTCCCTccgacagaggaggaggaggaggtggagagaggagggacggaggaagagagggaggaggaggaggagggggaggaggaggcggtaTCCCCGGCTACACCCTCGGCGGCCGTTCGTACCCCTCCTTCTCCGACCCCACCGTCCTGTCGGGGGGGGCGTCGcgctcctccagctccacccACACCTCGGCGGGCGTTGCCCACATCTCCGAGGCGACCACCACCTCGGCCAGCTACAAGAGCTTAGCCAATCAGACGCCGCCGCCGCACCACCCATCCCGCAACGGCAGCCTGTCGTACGACAGCTTGCTAGCGGGAGGCGACGACTTCGACCCGGCGGCGCCGGGCCCGGCGGCCCCCGAGGTTTCCCCCGGGAGGCCCCGTACGCCGGCGACGGGCGGCTACAGCTCCCCGTTCCTGTCGGCGCAGCAGCGGGAGGCCGAGCTGCACTCGCAGACGTCCCAGTcgccccaccaccaccaccgcccctcccaccaccaccaccaccaccaccaccccttcCTGcaccgctcctcctcctccacctcctcctcgcCCCCGCCGCCGCCCGAGAGGGAGCGCCTGCTGGGCGAGCCCCACCCGCCTCCCGCCAGCCAGGCGCCCtccgccccgcccccctcctcctccgccccgcCTCCCCcgcaccatcaccaccaccaccaccaccaccactcccaccatcaccaccaccactcctcttcctcgtctgcCACCTCCCGCCCTCCCCCCCGCTTCGCCGCCCCCCATGCGCCCCCCCACCACGGCTACCCCTACCGCACCCGCTCTACCGACACCCCGCTGGGCGGcggctccacctcctcctccaccacccacCCTCCCCGCTCGCCGCACCCCCCGCCGCTGGGCAAGTCGCTCTCGTACTcgagcgccgccgccgccgaaATGCAGTACCGGCTGGTCCGAAAGGCCTCCGCGTCAGCCGGAGCGAACGCCGCGggggtaggaggaggaggaggagggatgggaggaggaggaggaatacaAGCGCCAAA gGATGAGCTGATCCAGATGAAACCTCTGAGTCGGACCAACGGGGGCcagcccctctcctcctgctcctccgcctcctgttccgccccttcctccccctctcacccGATCGGCGTGTCCACCCGGCCCGGAGCGGCCTATCCCGGCCCGGCGTCCACGCAGAGTCCTGCCCACAAGCCCcaaggcggcggcggcggggtgAAGAAGGTGACGGGCGTCGGGGGCACCACCTACGAGATTTCCGTCTGA